A stretch of the Archaeoglobus neptunius genome encodes the following:
- a CDS encoding (Fe-S)-binding protein, whose amino-acid sequence MNIREIALKCSKCGYCSVCPTYRIVGWESVSPRGKIQVALDFLNGNISLDSRIVKDIFKCSVCGLCEEVCPVDLPLIDFWEDLRYLLTQQGYAPLSVHRKLKEITYRNFNPYSGDQERRGEWVEFEVRPAKTLYFAGCTASFRLQNLAKSTANALNKLGIEFTVAGKNEYCCGSPFLRTGQRDIVEKLFEKNYRYWEKNGIERIITSCPGCYRTISLDYPKIAEKKGYEFNIEVVHTVSILNKEGNFKKIGIKGTYHDPCHLGRHMGMYEEPRNVIRKLGVDFVEMERNRERSLCCGAGGGLRSQFGEVSFEIGRQRVLEAMETGADYLITCCPFCEYHLSKSAEKLGGKIKVVDLVEIAERLISP is encoded by the coding sequence AGAAATCGCATTAAAATGCAGTAAATGCGGGTACTGCAGTGTTTGCCCGACTTACAGAATAGTGGGATGGGAATCTGTTTCGCCGAGAGGCAAGATACAGGTTGCTCTCGATTTTCTGAACGGGAACATCAGTCTGGATTCGAGAATCGTTAAGGATATTTTCAAATGTTCGGTCTGCGGTCTATGTGAAGAAGTATGTCCTGTTGACCTCCCACTGATCGACTTCTGGGAGGATCTGAGATATCTCCTTACCCAGCAGGGATATGCTCCACTATCCGTTCACCGAAAGCTGAAGGAAATAACGTACAGGAACTTCAACCCATACAGCGGCGACCAGGAGAGAAGAGGAGAATGGGTTGAATTCGAGGTAAGGCCTGCAAAAACACTTTACTTCGCTGGATGCACAGCGAGTTTCAGACTGCAAAACCTTGCAAAATCAACGGCAAATGCCCTTAACAAGCTTGGAATTGAATTCACTGTTGCTGGAAAAAACGAATACTGCTGCGGGTCACCTTTTTTGAGAACCGGGCAGAGAGATATTGTGGAAAAACTGTTTGAAAAAAATTACCGGTACTGGGAGAAAAATGGGATAGAGAGGATCATAACCTCCTGTCCAGGATGTTACAGGACAATTTCTCTGGACTATCCGAAGATAGCTGAAAAGAAGGGTTACGAGTTTAATATTGAAGTTGTTCATACGGTTTCAATTCTGAATAAGGAGGGGAACTTCAAGAAGATCGGGATCAAGGGCACGTACCATGATCCGTGTCATCTGGGAAGGCATATGGGAATGTATGAAGAGCCTAGGAATGTTATCAGAAAGCTGGGTGTGGACTTCGTGGAGATGGAGAGAAACAGGGAAAGGTCTCTATGCTGCGGGGCTGGAGGCGGTCTGAGAAGTCAGTTTGGAGAAGTATCATTTGAAATCGGAAGACAGAGAGTTTTAGAAGCGATGGAAACGGGAGCTGACTACCTGATAACGTGCTGTCCGTTTTGCGAATACCACCTCTCCAAATCGGCAGAAAAGCTCGGCGGTAAAATCAAAGTCGTCGATTTAGTTGAAATAGCAGAAAGGCTAATCTCTCCCTGA
- a CDS encoding PHP domain-containing protein: MIRAELHAHSTISDGRDSVKKLLSVAVSKKIDLISITDHDTVQGSLEAMDIVEEEHLPVKVLPGCEVTSSSGHVLAYGILNDIDPKMSMEETCKAVREAGGVCFLAHPFDFIRGGSIRTGDFRVVDGVESFNAKSYFNFIAKRYARKFSKPEIAGSDAHSARSVGLAITLLPQNVDALKGLFLAKYDGKRVSIRERLAFLLFQLNRRL; the protein is encoded by the coding sequence GTGATCAGAGCAGAACTGCATGCACATTCAACCATCAGTGACGGGAGAGACAGTGTGAAAAAGTTACTCTCAGTAGCGGTATCGAAGAAAATAGATCTGATCTCAATAACCGACCATGATACCGTTCAGGGATCTCTTGAAGCGATGGATATTGTTGAAGAGGAGCATCTGCCAGTAAAAGTTCTACCAGGATGTGAGGTAACGTCCTCTTCCGGTCACGTTCTCGCCTACGGAATTTTAAACGACATTGATCCAAAGATGAGCATGGAAGAAACATGCAAAGCTGTCAGAGAAGCTGGAGGTGTCTGTTTTCTTGCCCACCCATTTGACTTCATCAGGGGAGGCAGTATCAGAACCGGTGATTTCAGAGTGGTGGATGGCGTGGAGAGCTTCAATGCAAAGAGTTACTTCAACTTTATTGCGAAAAGATACGCAAGAAAGTTCTCAAAACCCGAGATTGCCGGCAGCGATGCACACTCAGCCAGATCCGTTGGTTTGGCCATTACACTGTTACCCCAAAATGTGGATGCGCTGAAAGGATTATTTCTCGCAAAATACGATGGAAAGAGAGTATCTATCAGGGAGAGATTAGCCTTTCTGCTATTTCAACTAAATCGACGACTTTGA
- a CDS encoding MBL fold metallo-hydrolase: protein MEVVPVAYDSMGVRSMATFVRTSDVTVLIDPGVSLAPKRYSLPPHRVEIERMNQKWDEIRRFLAESDLVVITHYHYDHHDPNDVEVLNGKKLLIKHPKEKINRSQMGRAAYFLEQLKNLDVEVEFCDGKNYSVGETLLEFSKPVFHGADSRLGFVVEVYVDDGRESFLFSSDVEGPNREEQLDFMLEKNAETVIVDGPMTYMLGYRFSQKSFHSSVENLKTLIERSSVRKLVLDHHLTRDLRWRERMVEVFEFGRQVGVEVLSAAEMAGVKEDLLEARRKELYKKKN, encoded by the coding sequence ATGGAGGTTGTGCCTGTAGCTTACGACTCGATGGGCGTCAGGAGCATGGCCACGTTTGTCAGAACATCAGATGTGACAGTCCTCATCGATCCGGGTGTCAGTCTCGCTCCAAAAAGGTACAGCCTGCCACCACACAGGGTTGAAATTGAGAGAATGAATCAGAAATGGGATGAGATCAGGAGATTTCTGGCAGAAAGCGACCTGGTGGTGATCACACACTACCACTACGATCATCACGATCCGAATGATGTTGAGGTTCTCAACGGTAAAAAACTTCTCATCAAACATCCGAAGGAAAAGATAAACAGAAGCCAGATGGGAAGGGCGGCATACTTCCTTGAGCAGCTCAAAAATCTGGATGTAGAGGTAGAATTTTGTGACGGGAAAAACTACTCAGTTGGTGAAACTCTTTTGGAGTTCTCAAAGCCGGTATTTCATGGAGCGGACAGCAGGCTCGGATTTGTTGTCGAGGTGTATGTTGATGATGGCAGGGAGAGTTTTCTCTTCTCGTCCGATGTTGAGGGGCCCAACAGAGAGGAGCAGCTTGATTTCATGCTTGAGAAAAATGCTGAAACCGTCATAGTTGACGGTCCCATGACCTACATGCTCGGATACCGTTTTTCGCAAAAGTCATTTCATAGCAGTGTGGAGAATCTGAAAACCCTGATCGAGAGAAGCAGTGTGAGGAAACTTGTTCTCGACCATCACCTGACAAGGGACCTTCGCTGGAGGGAACGAATGGTCGAAGTTTTTGAATTCGGCAGGCAGGTGGGGGTAGAAGTCTTGTCTGCAGCGGAAATGGCGGGGGTGAAAGAAGACCTGCTTGAAGCAAGAAGAAAAGAGCTTTACAAAAAGAAAAATTAG
- the dsrO gene encoding sulfate reduction electron transfer complex DsrMKJOP subunit DsrO → MMSRRKFLILTGAVAAGAILPAQISAKTQFVESAEEVSAKRRWAMSIDVSKCTECMEEFIAKTGNPEVKPPCVVACDKENNVPEFKDKRIDPQWIRIAKLKLDQPSINPREFYMPLLCNHCEYPPCVEVCPTHASFKRPDGIVEIDMHRCIGCRYCMIACPYGARSFNFVDPRKGLKEINPNVPMRTEGVVEKCTFCVHRVDEAVAKGENPIPACVEACHKYGKGAMTFGNIKDPDSELSKTLKDNMPVQLRANLGTDPHVFYLKLGGE, encoded by the coding sequence ATGATGTCGAGACGTAAATTTCTGATACTAACTGGAGCAGTTGCTGCCGGAGCAATTTTACCTGCACAGATATCCGCAAAGACCCAGTTCGTAGAATCTGCCGAGGAAGTCAGTGCAAAGAGGAGATGGGCAATGAGCATAGACGTTTCCAAATGCACAGAGTGCATGGAGGAGTTCATAGCGAAGACTGGTAATCCAGAGGTAAAACCACCGTGCGTTGTTGCCTGTGACAAGGAGAACAATGTCCCTGAGTTCAAAGATAAGAGGATTGATCCTCAGTGGATAAGGATTGCAAAGCTAAAACTGGACCAGCCCAGCATTAATCCAAGGGAATTTTACATGCCGCTGCTGTGCAATCACTGCGAGTACCCGCCGTGTGTAGAGGTGTGCCCGACACATGCGAGCTTTAAAAGGCCTGATGGGATCGTGGAGATTGACATGCATCGCTGCATAGGATGTCGCTACTGCATGATCGCCTGTCCTTACGGTGCGAGAAGCTTCAACTTTGTTGATCCGAGAAAAGGGTTGAAAGAGATAAATCCAAACGTACCGATGAGAACGGAGGGGGTTGTGGAGAAGTGCACTTTCTGCGTCCACAGAGTTGACGAGGCAGTTGCGAAGGGTGAAAATCCGATCCCTGCCTGTGTTGAGGCTTGCCACAAGTACGGTAAAGGTGCCATGACGTTTGGAAACATAAAGGATCCAGACAGCGAGCTTTCGAAAACATTGAAGGACAATATGCCCGTGCAGCTTAGAGCAAACCTGGGAACAGATCCGCATGTATTCTATTTAAAACTGGGAGGTGAGTAA
- the nrfD gene encoding NrfD/PsrC family molybdoenzyme membrane anchor subunit, with protein sequence MAVEFKKIEGDSLAYFALVIILAAITAAGFYAYILDHEVGGLNGLSNRVPWGIVNAGIPYFIGLSAGSLIVSALAGVFNIKKYKVFSRIAAYMAAAWIIAAILSIALDIGKLYHFMNAVRYLNPTSIFSWNAFLYSSYFVICSIYLLVQFEEMERATRFMAGLAVFWAVLVHSGTGAIYGFIYSRDLYHSALTAPMFIVCAITSGLGLLLANFYFTFKFTNRELDPKLIRGLALIFAGLMLILAYFLAVEGLEKGYIPALKGAVHFVFLNPADSIFWSFWLLVILGIAIPVLIILCPKTGYDLRWISVAGILHAALVFAERFYLIIPGQVYPEEYLPGYKLESLHTLEGYVVSYTPTAIEWLQIIGLVAMAYLIFVIGVKIFALIPERAVEEVVEE encoded by the coding sequence ATGGCTGTCGAATTTAAAAAGATAGAGGGCGACTCTCTGGCGTACTTTGCTCTTGTCATTATTCTGGCCGCCATAACCGCAGCAGGATTCTACGCCTACATCCTTGATCATGAGGTCGGTGGACTCAACGGGTTAAGCAATCGAGTTCCATGGGGGATAGTGAACGCCGGAATCCCGTACTTCATCGGACTTAGTGCCGGTTCGCTGATAGTCTCGGCCTTAGCTGGTGTTTTTAACATTAAAAAGTACAAGGTATTCAGCAGAATTGCTGCATACATGGCTGCGGCGTGGATCATTGCCGCAATACTCAGCATCGCTCTTGATATCGGCAAGCTCTATCATTTCATGAACGCTGTAAGGTACCTCAATCCGACATCAATATTCTCGTGGAACGCATTTCTCTACTCGAGCTACTTTGTGATATGTTCCATCTACCTGCTGGTTCAGTTCGAGGAGATGGAAAGAGCTACAAGATTCATGGCCGGACTCGCAGTTTTCTGGGCAGTTCTCGTCCACAGCGGTACAGGAGCGATTTACGGCTTCATATACTCAAGGGATCTGTATCACTCGGCACTGACAGCACCGATGTTCATAGTCTGCGCCATAACCTCGGGTCTGGGGCTATTGCTGGCAAACTTCTACTTCACCTTCAAGTTCACCAACAGGGAGCTTGATCCAAAGCTGATAAGGGGGCTTGCATTGATATTTGCAGGACTTATGCTCATTCTCGCTTACTTCCTGGCAGTTGAGGGCCTTGAAAAGGGCTACATTCCAGCACTGAAAGGTGCTGTCCACTTCGTATTCCTGAATCCCGCTGATTCAATATTCTGGAGCTTCTGGCTGCTGGTAATACTCGGCATAGCCATACCCGTGCTGATAATACTATGTCCCAAGACCGGCTACGACCTCCGCTGGATCTCAGTAGCTGGAATTCTGCATGCTGCTCTGGTGTTTGCGGAGAGATTCTACCTGATCATTCCCGGACAGGTCTATCCAGAGGAGTATCTGCCGGGATACAAGCTGGAATCACTTCACACCCTGGAGGGATATGTTGTTTCCTACACTCCAACCGCTATCGAGTGGCTTCAGATAATAGGACTGGTTGCCATGGCCTATCTGATTTTCGTGATAGGCGTTAAGATATTCGCACTGATTCCTGAACGGGCAGTGGAGGAGGTGGTCGAGGAATGA
- the dsrM gene encoding sulfate reduction electron transfer complex DsrMKJOP subunit DsrM — protein MIGVIFGVIVPYIAVAIFVAGVIYRIINWASSAVPLKVPTTGGQQKSFPFIKRTIYDRFDSPYTKWETAGRMLLEIFFFRSLLKNTRYYLDRTSQKDARWLWLFGIMFHYSLLLVLIRHSRFFLEPVPSFVETLSNIEAFKGVFIPSVYISGLVIVVALFLLWLRRIFLSRERTLSLPSDHFVLILLLAITISGNIMRYFIKADLYEVKELLTNLMIFNIGKAIEVANNIEPIFYIHFGLACFLLAYFPFSKLMHAGGVLFTPTRNMPNDNRARRHVNPWDPADVPLLSKGITVAGMTFKSKKLDWDTYHEMYADQLEEIEEADFKIVPEEL, from the coding sequence ATGATTGGAGTTATTTTCGGAGTAATAGTGCCATACATTGCGGTTGCGATATTTGTGGCCGGCGTTATATACAGAATCATCAACTGGGCCAGCAGTGCAGTACCCCTCAAGGTTCCAACAACAGGAGGTCAGCAGAAGTCATTCCCGTTCATAAAGAGGACCATATATGACAGATTCGACTCCCCCTATACAAAATGGGAAACCGCTGGAAGAATGCTTCTTGAGATATTCTTTTTCAGAAGTTTGTTGAAGAATACCCGATACTACCTGGACAGAACTTCTCAGAAAGATGCAAGATGGCTGTGGCTTTTTGGAATCATGTTCCACTACTCACTCCTGCTTGTCCTCATAAGGCACTCCAGATTCTTCCTCGAGCCAGTTCCGAGCTTCGTGGAGACACTCAGTAATATCGAAGCATTTAAAGGTGTATTCATTCCCTCAGTGTACATCTCAGGTCTGGTAATAGTAGTGGCACTTTTCCTGCTATGGCTCAGAAGGATTTTCCTGTCCAGGGAAAGAACACTGAGCCTTCCAAGTGACCACTTTGTGCTAATACTCCTTCTGGCAATAACGATCAGCGGCAACATAATGAGGTACTTTATCAAGGCAGACCTTTACGAGGTTAAGGAGCTGCTGACAAACCTCATGATCTTCAACATAGGGAAGGCGATTGAGGTTGCAAACAACATCGAACCGATATTTTACATACACTTTGGCCTTGCTTGCTTCCTCCTTGCTTACTTCCCGTTCAGCAAACTGATGCACGCAGGAGGTGTGCTGTTCACCCCGACAAGAAACATGCCCAATGACAACAGAGCAAGAAGACACGTCAACCCATGGGATCCCGCTGATGTTCCGCTGCTTTCAAAGGGGATAACCGTGGCAGGAATGACGTTCAAGTCCAAGAAACTCGACTGGGATACATACCACGAAATGTACGCAGACCAGCTTGAGGAGATTGAAGAGGCAGATTTCAAGATAGTTCCCGAGGAATTGTGA
- the dsrK gene encoding sulfate reduction electron transfer complex DsrMKJOP subunit DsrK — MEEAPERLEIRQRFPSWREMLKPVKKFEEGRVSYLSLPKQVNSEFFKMPFGDVERDLDDLKLPENWKEIFLDAMKDTLEKNRAFKVFMDICVRCGACADKCHYYIGTGDPKNMPVGRAELIRSVYRRYFTPAGKIFGELAGARELTEDVLKELYYYAYQCSLCRRCSVFCPYGIDTAEIVWWLRRMLSRVGLNQRFMTISIEASSRTGNHLGLLPGGMYGSIQQGLEELKDITGFDLHTYINKKGADVLFVAPSADYFATPHWYVMLGYLLLFNELEERYGLTITWSTYAGEGGNFGSFHSYEAAQLLNSKLYKEAERLGVSFIIGGECGHMWRDKHQFINTMNQPPKNEEWKRFWENPDLGELAEGLRGIRFDSYASGEHGWIHILEFVAALIEHKKIKVDKSRNDQWIATYHDPCNIARGMGLIEEPRYVLRNVMNNFYDMPEHTIKDKTYCCGAGGGLLADELMDLRMRGVMPRMMAVRHVYKKYGVNILLTPCAIDKAQFPHALEYWKIPVEVGGPMEMVGNALVLTAFGEKPEDRQYDLRGEPLKKEEGE, encoded by the coding sequence ATGGAAGAGGCACCAGAAAGATTGGAAATCAGACAGAGATTCCCCAGCTGGAGAGAAATGCTCAAACCGGTAAAGAAGTTTGAAGAGGGCAGAGTAAGCTATCTATCATTGCCAAAGCAGGTCAATTCCGAGTTTTTCAAAATGCCTTTTGGAGATGTCGAAAGAGATCTTGATGATCTCAAGCTCCCTGAAAACTGGAAAGAAATATTTCTGGATGCAATGAAAGATACTCTGGAAAAGAACAGAGCTTTTAAGGTATTCATGGATATCTGCGTGAGATGTGGAGCCTGTGCGGACAAATGCCACTACTACATCGGGACTGGAGACCCCAAGAACATGCCTGTAGGCAGGGCAGAACTGATCAGATCCGTGTATCGCCGCTATTTCACCCCCGCAGGTAAAATATTCGGAGAGCTGGCAGGAGCCAGAGAGCTTACTGAAGACGTTCTGAAGGAACTGTATTACTATGCCTACCAGTGCTCACTCTGCAGGAGATGCAGTGTTTTCTGCCCCTACGGCATTGATACCGCCGAAATCGTATGGTGGCTCAGGAGGATGCTGAGCAGGGTCGGGCTGAATCAGAGATTTATGACGATATCAATCGAGGCGTCATCAAGAACTGGCAACCATCTCGGCCTGCTGCCGGGAGGTATGTATGGTTCAATACAGCAGGGACTTGAGGAGCTCAAGGACATCACCGGCTTTGACCTTCACACGTACATCAACAAGAAGGGGGCAGATGTGCTCTTTGTTGCTCCTTCTGCGGATTACTTCGCCACCCCACACTGGTACGTCATGCTCGGTTATCTGCTTCTCTTCAACGAGCTTGAGGAGAGGTACGGCCTGACAATTACGTGGTCAACCTACGCAGGCGAGGGAGGTAACTTTGGAAGCTTTCACAGCTACGAGGCCGCACAGCTTCTCAACTCGAAGCTGTATAAGGAGGCGGAAAGACTGGGTGTTAGTTTCATAATAGGCGGTGAGTGCGGGCACATGTGGAGAGACAAACACCAGTTCATCAACACCATGAACCAGCCACCAAAGAACGAGGAGTGGAAGAGGTTCTGGGAGAACCCTGATCTCGGGGAGCTGGCTGAAGGCCTGAGAGGTATCAGATTCGATAGCTACGCCTCAGGAGAGCATGGATGGATTCACATACTCGAATTCGTTGCCGCACTGATTGAACACAAAAAGATAAAGGTAGACAAGAGCAGAAATGACCAGTGGATTGCCACCTACCACGATCCGTGCAATATAGCAAGGGGTATGGGGCTTATTGAGGAGCCAAGATACGTGCTGAGGAACGTGATGAACAACTTCTACGACATGCCGGAGCACACAATTAAGGACAAGACCTACTGCTGCGGTGCCGGTGGAGGTCTGCTGGCAGATGAGCTCATGGATCTGAGGATGAGAGGTGTGATGCCGAGAATGATGGCAGTTAGGCACGTCTACAAGAAATACGGTGTGAACATACTGCTGACGCCATGTGCAATTGACAAAGCACAGTTCCCGCATGCTCTCGAATACTGGAAGATCCCAGTTGAAGTCGGAGGACCAATGGAGATGGTTGGAAATGCTCTCGTACTGACGGCATTTGGTGAGAAGCCGGAGGACAGACAGTACGACCTTAGAGGTGAACCGTTAAAGAAGGAGGAGGGGGAGTGA
- the dsrJ gene encoding sulfate reduction electron transfer complex DsrMKJOP subunit DsrJ: MYHKQYVIPLILIFLLGFFTPYWYNAMAGKLGYTPSLKEPSGECVENKDWMAANHMLLLQQWRTQAIRYGAEGGRIYHSFTNGKEYHASINTCWSCHTDKTQFCDQCHNYVGIQPECWDCHYTPSIEKPKYTGVNELSKYFS, encoded by the coding sequence ATGTACCACAAGCAATATGTGATTCCTCTGATACTGATCTTCCTCTTGGGATTCTTCACACCATACTGGTACAACGCAATGGCGGGAAAACTCGGATACACTCCATCACTGAAAGAGCCATCAGGCGAGTGTGTTGAAAACAAAGACTGGATGGCAGCGAATCACATGCTGCTGCTTCAGCAGTGGAGAACACAGGCGATAAGGTACGGAGCCGAAGGTGGAAGGATATACCACAGCTTCACGAATGGAAAAGAGTACCATGCATCCATCAATACCTGCTGGAGCTGCCATACAGACAAGACACAGTTCTGCGATCAGTGCCACAATTACGTGGGCATCCAGCCGGAGTGCTGGGATTGTCACTACACCCCAAGCATTGAAAAGCCAAAGTACACAGGTGTGAATGAACTGAGCAAATACTTCTCCTAA